One region of Arthrobacter sp. StoSoilB22 genomic DNA includes:
- a CDS encoding MFS transporter, with amino-acid sequence MSTFRSLGILNYRIWFFGALISNIGTWMQRTAQDWLVFDHLTAHDAGAMGITLALQLGPQLFLAPWAGLLADRYSRRKLLLITLVAMALLSTGLGVLVLLGVAELWHVYLFALMLGIVTAVDAPVRQTFVSELVTDDYLPNAVALNSASFNVARMIGPAVSGVLTVVVGPGWVFLINTVSFVAMLWALKLIPASSLRSQPRAAAGKGRIREGLQYVRNRPDIQVVLVAIFIVGTFGLNFPLFIAAMVGTQFGMDAGAFGALNSVMAIGSVTGALLAARRGRPRLRLIFGAAGGFGLASALAALAPNAVLFGLALIPCGLFALTLITSANGYVQSTTEAVMRGRVMSLYMAIFMGGTPIGAPLVGLVANVGGPRWAVGVAAVAGVSTAVVGLLWIIRAKQLRLRFDRRARGLRHFRVESLLAPPDTDDDGASRQGG; translated from the coding sequence ATGTCCACCTTTAGGTCACTCGGAATCCTCAACTACCGCATCTGGTTCTTCGGTGCGCTGATCTCCAACATCGGCACCTGGATGCAGCGGACGGCGCAGGACTGGTTGGTCTTTGACCACTTGACCGCGCACGACGCCGGGGCCATGGGCATTACCCTGGCACTCCAACTCGGTCCCCAGCTTTTCCTTGCTCCGTGGGCGGGGCTGCTGGCCGATCGTTACAGCCGGCGGAAGCTCCTGCTCATCACCTTGGTGGCCATGGCCCTCCTCAGTACGGGCCTGGGCGTGTTGGTACTGCTGGGCGTCGCTGAACTCTGGCACGTCTACCTCTTTGCCCTCATGCTTGGAATAGTCACTGCCGTGGACGCCCCCGTCCGCCAGACTTTCGTCTCCGAACTCGTCACCGACGATTACCTGCCCAACGCGGTTGCGCTCAACAGCGCCTCCTTCAACGTGGCGCGGATGATCGGCCCCGCTGTTTCCGGTGTTCTGACGGTGGTGGTGGGCCCCGGCTGGGTGTTCCTCATCAACACGGTGTCTTTCGTTGCCATGCTGTGGGCACTGAAACTTATTCCTGCGTCCTCACTCCGCAGTCAACCCCGGGCAGCCGCGGGCAAGGGGCGGATCAGGGAGGGATTGCAGTATGTCAGGAACAGGCCCGACATCCAGGTGGTCCTGGTGGCGATCTTCATCGTGGGCACGTTCGGGCTCAATTTCCCCCTGTTCATCGCAGCCATGGTGGGCACCCAATTCGGCATGGATGCGGGTGCCTTTGGGGCCTTGAACTCGGTCATGGCCATTGGCTCGGTGACCGGTGCGCTGTTGGCCGCCCGGCGAGGCAGGCCGCGCCTCAGGTTGATCTTCGGGGCCGCCGGCGGGTTCGGACTTGCCAGCGCCCTGGCCGCATTGGCACCCAACGCCGTGCTGTTCGGGCTCGCCCTGATTCCGTGCGGACTCTTCGCCCTGACCCTTATCACCAGCGCCAACGGCTACGTTCAATCCACCACGGAAGCCGTGATGCGCGGGCGGGTCATGTCCCTCTACATGGCCATCTTCATGGGCGGCACCCCCATCGGGGCACCGCTGGTGGGGTTGGTGGCCAACGTCGGTGGCCCACGGTGGGCCGTGGGCGTCGCCGCGGTTGCCGGCGTCAGCACCGCCGTCGTGGGTTTGCTGTGGATCATCCGTGCGAAACAACTGCGGCTCCGTTTTGACCGCCGGGCCCGCGGACTGCGGCACTTCCGGGTGGAGTCGCTGCTTGCCCCTCCGGATACGGACGACGACGGCGCAAGCAGGCAGGGCGGGTAG
- a CDS encoding NlpC/P60 family protein, giving the protein MTSANKLARHRAEAPKTSSLAVIAKAVSSNAGGVGRQAAVIAAASGLVLTSGIAANAAETNVDRESTSTSTLDIQSVVQATIAADSTVAISYERPVVTTVEAPAPVVVEEAPTKVEAKVEATEAPAVAAKAAPAANATVAVSNSTPAPAAPAASSGLGAAIAAAAYAQLGVTQDCTMLVTNSLAAVGINFHDWPAGYLSLGRTVSAAEAQPGDLAYYANGGLAGQAHIAVYVGNGQAVHGGWNGSTTALFSVNVGSGPVFIRVNG; this is encoded by the coding sequence ATGACCAGTGCAAACAAGCTTGCACGGCACCGCGCTGAGGCCCCCAAGACCAGCTCGCTTGCCGTCATTGCCAAGGCTGTCAGCTCCAACGCCGGTGGCGTTGGCCGCCAGGCAGCAGTGATCGCCGCAGCTTCAGGCCTGGTCCTGACCAGCGGCATCGCGGCCAACGCAGCCGAGACCAACGTTGATCGTGAGTCGACCTCCACGTCCACATTGGACATCCAGTCCGTAGTGCAGGCCACCATCGCGGCCGACTCCACTGTGGCTATCTCTTACGAGCGTCCCGTGGTTACCACGGTGGAAGCTCCGGCTCCCGTTGTGGTGGAAGAAGCGCCGACCAAGGTTGAAGCAAAGGTTGAAGCCACGGAAGCACCTGCGGTTGCCGCCAAGGCCGCTCCTGCAGCCAACGCCACCGTGGCCGTCAGCAACTCAACCCCCGCTCCAGCAGCTCCGGCGGCTTCCAGCGGACTCGGCGCAGCCATCGCTGCAGCTGCTTACGCCCAGCTCGGCGTCACCCAGGACTGCACCATGCTGGTCACCAACTCCCTTGCAGCCGTGGGAATCAACTTCCACGACTGGCCTGCAGGTTACCTCTCCTTGGGCCGCACGGTCAGTGCAGCAGAAGCCCAGCCCGGCGACCTCGCCTACTACGCAAACGGTGGTTTGGCCGGACAGGCGCACATCGCTGTATACGTGGGCAACGGCCAGGCAGTTCACGGTGGATGGAACGGATCCACCACGGCACTGTTCAGCGTCAACGTCGGTTCCGGCCCGGTTTTCATCCGCGTCAACGGCTGA
- a CDS encoding cold shock domain-containing protein, giving the protein MPTGKVKWYDKEKGFGFLAAEDGQEVFLPKTSLPAGVTELKAGTRVEFGVADGRRGAQALGLRVLEKTPSIAKAKRMNAKDLAPMVQDLVTVLDNLSGSLSSGKYPDGNKAKAISLALRKVADELEA; this is encoded by the coding sequence GTGCCTACCGGCAAGGTCAAGTGGTATGACAAGGAAAAAGGCTTCGGATTCCTCGCGGCAGAAGACGGGCAGGAAGTATTCCTGCCCAAAACGTCCCTGCCCGCGGGCGTAACTGAGCTCAAGGCCGGAACCCGGGTGGAGTTCGGCGTTGCCGACGGCCGCCGTGGCGCCCAGGCGCTGGGACTGCGCGTCCTGGAGAAAACGCCGTCCATCGCCAAAGCCAAGCGCATGAACGCCAAGGACCTTGCACCCATGGTGCAGGACCTGGTGACGGTACTGGATAACCTCTCCGGCTCCTTGTCTTCAGGCAAGTACCCCGACGGCAACAAGGCAAAGGCCATCAGCCTGGCCCTGCGCAAGGTTGCCGACGAGCTGGAAGCTTAG
- a CDS encoding helicase-associated domain-containing protein — MSLIRALSKELEARSDDSLRALFAARPDLISPMAPDFAALAARASARVSVQRALERLNKPEMQVLETLHLCTNADTGHSISAAGLKKVIAGSTLSALDPILAKLQELALVHRADPPTGSPATSSRQRFYLPVGSLKDVIGIYPAGLGRSYTELVRLQPAFAQRVVQLVAELHQSGAGIHPASTPMDAALALQRWTSTPENLRAILATAPARTTGLLDKFGSWAMGAVPQAQRRASVTHESHDVGPIDWLLARGLLVPLDAGHVELPHSVGLALRGGAIVDDFTLTPPVPELGHTSAALRRNAAMGAIAEILRLTAELLFAVREQPLATLRSGGVGVRELRRLAESIRLGVHETAVLLELCAMAGLLRLDVDSSTWVQPPSLEWLNLPRQEQWLWLVNAWLASERAPSLVGQPLTGPSSSAAHQGSAGTTINALSAEAQRPDAPVVRRRVLEILNELTAEAAAPDGKAPVLDARAVLQRAEWSQPRMSRRFSSLVRGILEEATLLGLMGSGALTQLGAAIADAQPEKALTILGEHLPAAVNHILLQADLTAVAPGYLAPELGDTLLLMADAEGQGPASIYRFSATSIRRALDAGQDAESLLAFLREHSATDVPQPLEYLIQDTASRHGRLRIGTSASFIQSDDETAITDLLREARTSALSLVRIAPTVLTSSASPRETARVLRELGLSPAVQEAETAAVRFKRTTALPGSARPVYTAPRTAPPDDDVEAQLSVLRQHRAVPAETTGEASTQLGLETLQTAIRLKQAVTMNVVDSLGNANTETVVPVSVSGGRVRVFDPAKDTERVLSIHRIIDVEPAGELRS; from the coding sequence ATGTCCCTTATTCGCGCGCTCAGCAAGGAATTGGAAGCGCGCAGCGACGATTCGCTGCGGGCCTTGTTTGCCGCGCGGCCGGACCTGATCTCCCCCATGGCGCCCGACTTTGCGGCCCTGGCTGCGAGGGCGAGCGCCCGGGTCAGTGTCCAACGGGCCCTGGAACGCCTGAACAAACCGGAAATGCAGGTGCTGGAGACGCTGCACCTGTGTACTAATGCCGATACCGGCCACAGTATTTCCGCGGCCGGGCTGAAGAAGGTCATTGCCGGTTCCACCCTTTCGGCACTGGATCCCATCCTCGCAAAGCTGCAGGAACTGGCACTGGTCCACAGGGCGGATCCGCCCACCGGGTCACCAGCAACATCGTCCCGTCAGCGCTTTTATCTTCCGGTGGGCAGCCTCAAGGACGTGATCGGCATCTACCCGGCGGGACTCGGGCGCAGCTACACCGAACTTGTCCGGTTACAACCGGCCTTTGCCCAGCGGGTAGTGCAGTTGGTGGCCGAGCTTCATCAAAGCGGCGCGGGCATCCACCCCGCCAGCACTCCCATGGACGCTGCGTTGGCATTGCAACGCTGGACATCCACCCCTGAGAATCTGCGCGCCATCCTTGCGACGGCGCCGGCGCGGACCACGGGCTTGTTGGACAAATTCGGCAGCTGGGCCATGGGCGCAGTGCCCCAAGCGCAGCGCCGGGCCTCGGTCACCCACGAAAGTCACGACGTCGGCCCTATCGACTGGCTGTTGGCCCGCGGTTTGCTGGTCCCCCTGGATGCCGGCCACGTGGAGCTGCCCCACAGCGTGGGTCTTGCGTTGCGCGGAGGTGCGATCGTGGACGACTTCACGCTGACGCCACCTGTTCCGGAACTCGGCCATACCAGTGCTGCCCTGCGACGGAATGCGGCCATGGGGGCGATCGCGGAAATCCTGCGGCTGACTGCTGAGCTGTTGTTCGCGGTGCGGGAACAACCCCTGGCGACGCTGCGAAGCGGCGGTGTGGGTGTGCGCGAGTTGCGACGATTGGCCGAATCCATCCGCTTGGGTGTCCATGAAACAGCCGTCCTCCTGGAGTTGTGCGCCATGGCGGGATTGCTCCGTTTGGACGTGGACAGTTCCACGTGGGTCCAGCCGCCATCGCTCGAATGGCTCAACCTTCCCCGGCAGGAACAGTGGTTGTGGCTGGTCAATGCCTGGCTGGCCAGCGAGAGGGCACCTTCCCTGGTGGGGCAGCCCCTCACCGGCCCGTCGTCGTCGGCCGCCCATCAAGGCTCGGCCGGTACTACCATCAACGCTTTGTCCGCGGAAGCGCAACGGCCCGACGCCCCTGTTGTTCGCCGTCGGGTCCTGGAAATTCTCAATGAGCTCACAGCCGAAGCGGCCGCACCGGATGGCAAAGCGCCTGTTTTGGACGCCAGGGCTGTACTGCAGCGGGCTGAGTGGTCCCAGCCGCGGATGTCCCGCCGGTTCAGTTCACTGGTCCGAGGCATCCTTGAGGAAGCCACGCTTCTGGGCCTGATGGGATCAGGGGCGTTAACCCAATTGGGTGCGGCCATTGCCGATGCCCAGCCGGAAAAAGCCCTGACCATCCTTGGTGAGCATTTGCCGGCTGCCGTGAACCATATTCTCCTCCAAGCCGATCTCACAGCGGTGGCGCCCGGGTACCTCGCGCCGGAGTTGGGCGATACGCTGCTGCTGATGGCCGACGCCGAGGGCCAGGGTCCGGCGTCGATCTACCGGTTCTCGGCCACCTCCATCCGGAGGGCCTTGGACGCCGGACAGGATGCGGAATCGCTGTTGGCGTTCCTCCGTGAGCATTCGGCCACGGACGTGCCCCAACCTTTGGAGTACCTTATCCAGGACACTGCTTCCCGGCACGGCCGCCTCCGAATCGGAACGAGTGCCAGCTTCATCCAGAGCGACGACGAGACCGCCATTACCGATCTTCTCCGCGAAGCCCGGACGTCGGCTTTGAGCTTGGTGCGCATCGCACCCACTGTCCTGACCTCCTCTGCCAGCCCGCGAGAGACTGCGCGCGTCCTTCGCGAGCTGGGACTATCGCCTGCAGTGCAGGAGGCCGAGACCGCCGCCGTGCGTTTCAAGCGAACCACGGCGCTGCCTGGCAGCGCCCGTCCGGTCTACACTGCGCCCCGAACGGCGCCGCCGGATGACGACGTGGAGGCACAGCTTTCGGTGCTGCGCCAACACCGTGCCGTCCCGGCCGAAACCACCGGCGAGGCGTCCACCCAGCTCGGCCTGGAGACCCTGCAAACGGCCATCCGGCTCAAACAGGCGGTCACCATGAACGTGGTGGACAGCTTGGGGAATGCCAACACTGAAACCGTTGTTCCTGTATCTGTCTCGGGTGGGCGTGTGAGGGTGTTCGATCCCGCCAAGGACACCGAACGGGTGTTGTCCATCCACCGGATCATCGATGTGGAACCCGCAGGAGAGCTGCGCTCATGA
- a CDS encoding metal-dependent transcriptional regulator translates to MTDLIDTTEMYLRTILELEEENIVALRARIAERLRHSGPTVSQTIGRMERDGLVIVSNDRHLELTEAGRKRATEVMRKHRLAERLLADVIGLDWAYVHDEACRWEHVMSERVERRLYELLEHPTESPYGNPIPGLEALGGLASQPFPRLDVNLLQAMDGYAAATRVVVSRLAEPIQVEPELLTQLDEGGIRPGASVSLERVGEYISVRVPGIEGALELPPEVAAHVFVSLN, encoded by the coding sequence ATGACGGATCTGATCGATACCACTGAGATGTATCTTCGGACCATTTTGGAGCTTGAAGAAGAAAACATTGTGGCCCTGCGGGCCCGCATCGCCGAGCGCCTGCGGCACTCCGGCCCCACTGTTTCCCAGACCATTGGACGCATGGAGCGCGATGGCCTGGTGATTGTGTCCAACGACCGCCACCTGGAACTGACGGAAGCGGGCCGGAAGCGCGCCACCGAAGTCATGCGCAAGCACCGCCTCGCGGAGCGCCTGCTGGCCGACGTCATTGGGCTTGATTGGGCCTACGTCCATGATGAAGCGTGCCGCTGGGAGCACGTCATGAGCGAGCGTGTGGAGCGTCGGCTCTACGAGCTCTTGGAACACCCCACGGAGTCTCCCTACGGCAACCCCATCCCCGGACTTGAAGCGCTTGGCGGCCTTGCCAGCCAGCCCTTCCCTCGGCTGGATGTCAACCTGCTCCAGGCAATGGACGGATATGCCGCCGCTACCCGCGTGGTGGTCAGCCGCCTCGCGGAGCCCATCCAGGTTGAGCCGGAGCTCCTGACCCAATTGGACGAAGGCGGAATCCGTCCCGGCGCAAGTGTCTCGCTGGAGCGCGTCGGCGAGTACATCTCCGTCCGTGTTCCGGGCATCGAAGGCGCTTTGGAGCTGCCGCCCGAGGTGGCTGCGCACGTCTTCGTATCCCTCAACTGA
- a CDS encoding HNH endonuclease — MRTLVLNAGYEPLAVITFRRALVLVLTGKASVVAEGDEPVVGPQEILGRPSVILLNRYIRPKYNKVTAVSRRGVLRRDGHRCAYCGKTAHTIDHVHPKSRGGADSWENLVAACLKCNNAKSDHTLGEMGWKLRFKPGVPQGTMWQIKELEKPAPDWDPFLLPESAA, encoded by the coding sequence ATGCGCACACTCGTTCTGAATGCTGGATATGAACCGCTGGCGGTAATCACATTCCGCCGGGCGCTGGTCCTTGTGCTCACTGGGAAAGCTAGCGTAGTGGCCGAAGGCGACGAGCCTGTCGTCGGGCCACAGGAAATTCTTGGACGCCCGTCCGTGATTCTCCTTAACCGCTACATACGTCCCAAGTACAACAAGGTCACCGCCGTGAGCCGCCGCGGGGTGCTTCGCCGCGACGGTCACCGGTGCGCCTATTGCGGCAAAACAGCCCACACCATAGACCACGTCCACCCCAAATCCAGGGGCGGCGCGGATTCCTGGGAAAACCTGGTTGCGGCGTGCTTGAAATGCAACAACGCCAAAAGCGACCACACACTGGGTGAAATGGGTTGGAAGCTCCGTTTCAAACCCGGGGTGCCCCAGGGAACCATGTGGCAGATCAAAGAACTCGAGAAACCTGCGCCGGACTGGGACCCGTTCCTTTTGCCGGAATCCGCTGCCTGA
- a CDS encoding DUF6457 domain-containing protein yields the protein MEFNALILAGGRATRLGGVSKPWLKYDGDTLLSLALQAARGASAVVVVGPDEPGSGGGEPGGTGNLPDAVLRTREEPVFAGPAAAIAAGLSALKNGGRSTPWTLVLACDMPHASRGVELLWAALESSPGMEGAMAVSADGRKQPLLGAYSTEALEREVAVASGGSGLTNSSVFRLLARLNVLDVEVPAGSTDDVDTWEDAAALGIDYELEADVKSQEETLEEWCRTLLQAFELEGVEVDINEVLAVAGVAAHSVVRPAAPLTTFIAGYAAGMARGIGQASDDASMNAALELARKIAREYSESGTGPE from the coding sequence ATGGAGTTCAACGCCCTTATTTTGGCGGGTGGCAGGGCCACCCGCCTCGGTGGCGTGTCCAAGCCATGGTTGAAGTACGACGGCGACACCCTCCTTTCGCTCGCACTTCAGGCTGCCCGGGGTGCTTCGGCGGTGGTTGTGGTGGGGCCGGATGAGCCCGGCTCAGGCGGCGGCGAGCCAGGAGGCACCGGGAACCTACCGGACGCTGTTCTGCGGACACGCGAAGAACCTGTATTCGCAGGGCCGGCAGCTGCCATCGCGGCCGGCTTGAGCGCGCTGAAGAATGGCGGTAGGAGCACTCCATGGACGCTGGTGCTTGCCTGCGATATGCCGCATGCATCCCGCGGTGTTGAGCTCCTTTGGGCAGCTCTTGAGTCCAGTCCCGGAATGGAAGGAGCCATGGCCGTCTCTGCCGACGGCCGGAAGCAGCCGCTTCTGGGGGCCTACAGTACAGAGGCCCTGGAAAGGGAAGTGGCCGTAGCTTCGGGAGGTTCCGGGTTAACGAACTCATCAGTGTTCCGCCTGCTTGCTAGGCTGAACGTGCTGGACGTTGAAGTCCCCGCTGGGTCCACCGATGACGTGGATACATGGGAGGACGCTGCGGCCTTGGGCATTGACTACGAGTTGGAGGCGGACGTGAAGAGCCAGGAAGAGACGCTCGAGGAATGGTGCCGGACACTGCTTCAGGCATTCGAGCTTGAGGGCGTGGAAGTGGACATCAACGAGGTCCTCGCGGTGGCTGGAGTAGCAGCACATTCCGTGGTGCGCCCCGCCGCACCCCTGACCACGTTTATTGCAGGTTACGCGGCCGGAATGGCCCGCGGAATTGGCCAGGCCAGCGATGACGCGTCCATGAACGCTGCCTTGGAACTGGCCCGCAAAATTGCCCGGGAGTACTCGGAGTCCGGGACCGGCCCGGAATGA
- the serC gene encoding phosphoserine transaminase produces the protein MSDNSITIPADLLPKDGRFGAGPSKVRPEQIEALSAASSTILGTSHRQAPVKNLVGSVREGLSQFFRAPEGYEVVLGVGGSTAFWDVAAFGLVEKKAQHLSFGEFGSKFAAATNKAPFLDASSIIKAEPGTRPVAQAEAGVDVYAWPQNETSTGVAAPVKRVQGADEGSLVLVDATSAAGGLDVDVAESDVYYFAPQKNFASDGGLWLGLFSPAALERAARIKASDRWIPDFLDLQTAIDNSKLNQTYNTPSLSTLVTLDAQVQWLNSNGGLDFASKRTADSANRIYSWAEASEYATPFVANAEDRSNVIATIDFDDSIDAAAIAKVLRANGVVDTEPYRKLGRNQLRIATFVAIEPDDVSALLASIDYVVGELKK, from the coding sequence GTGAGCGACAACAGCATCACCATTCCCGCCGACCTTCTGCCCAAGGACGGACGCTTCGGCGCTGGACCGTCCAAGGTTCGCCCGGAACAGATCGAGGCGTTGTCTGCAGCATCGTCCACCATCCTGGGTACCTCCCACCGCCAGGCTCCGGTCAAGAACCTGGTGGGTTCGGTCCGTGAAGGACTCAGCCAGTTCTTCCGCGCTCCGGAAGGTTACGAGGTTGTCCTCGGCGTAGGCGGCTCAACGGCGTTCTGGGATGTGGCGGCGTTTGGCCTGGTGGAGAAGAAGGCACAGCACTTGTCCTTCGGTGAGTTCGGTTCCAAGTTCGCTGCCGCCACCAACAAGGCACCCTTCCTTGATGCTTCTTCCATCATCAAGGCCGAACCCGGAACCCGCCCGGTGGCACAGGCCGAAGCCGGCGTTGACGTCTACGCTTGGCCCCAGAATGAAACGTCAACGGGCGTGGCTGCGCCCGTCAAACGCGTCCAGGGTGCTGATGAAGGCTCCCTCGTCCTGGTGGATGCCACCTCGGCGGCCGGCGGGCTGGACGTTGACGTTGCCGAATCGGACGTCTACTACTTCGCCCCGCAAAAGAACTTCGCCTCCGACGGCGGCCTCTGGCTGGGCCTCTTCTCCCCCGCAGCCCTGGAGCGTGCTGCACGCATCAAGGCCAGCGACCGCTGGATCCCGGACTTCCTGGACCTGCAGACGGCCATTGATAACTCCAAGCTGAACCAGACCTACAACACCCCGTCGCTCTCCACCCTGGTGACCCTGGACGCACAGGTGCAGTGGCTCAACAGCAACGGCGGCCTGGACTTCGCCAGCAAGCGCACGGCAGATTCTGCCAACCGCATCTACTCCTGGGCTGAGGCCTCCGAGTACGCCACGCCTTTCGTCGCAAACGCCGAGGACCGCTCCAACGTCATCGCCACCATCGACTTTGACGACTCCATTGACGCCGCGGCCATCGCCAAGGTCCTGCGCGCCAACGGCGTGGTGGACACCGAACCGTACCGTAAGCTCGGCCGCAACCAGCTCCGCATCGCCACCTTCGTCGCCATCGAGCCGGACGACGTTTCCGCGCTGCTCGCCAGCATCGACTACGTGGTGGGAGAACTGAAGAAGTAG
- a CDS encoding M23 family metallopeptidase, whose amino-acid sequence MTSQNVRGRRRASGPAAELRPATVVTEIRPRATERQVRRRKSPLRQVADFAAASGVGQKAGVALAATGLALTVGLPATSPVMATSESGQTESALAVAAPAGSQPEVSAAASAKIDFSRAAVATAADPDGKLKQLLSAQSAGSIQRASSVGTMASPLDTLTTASPFGYRVSPLTGGAGDFHRGQDFVAQCGTAVHAAATGKVTFAGWHEYGGGNRVVIDHGNGLETTYNHLSSFTVQVGQTVNRGDTVALSGTTGASTGCHLHFEVQVNGEVVDPMGWL is encoded by the coding sequence TTGACATCGCAGAACGTCAGGGGTCGCCGCCGCGCGTCCGGCCCCGCTGCTGAGCTGCGGCCAGCCACCGTCGTCACGGAGATCCGGCCCCGCGCCACCGAGCGTCAAGTGCGCCGCCGTAAGAGCCCCCTGCGCCAGGTTGCCGACTTCGCCGCTGCCAGCGGCGTCGGGCAGAAGGCCGGTGTTGCGCTTGCCGCCACCGGGCTTGCCCTGACTGTCGGCCTGCCGGCCACCAGCCCGGTCATGGCCACCTCGGAATCGGGCCAGACCGAGTCCGCCCTCGCCGTCGCAGCCCCCGCGGGCAGCCAGCCCGAGGTTTCCGCGGCAGCGTCGGCAAAGATCGACTTCAGCCGAGCCGCAGTCGCCACTGCCGCTGACCCCGATGGGAAGTTGAAGCAACTGCTCAGCGCCCAGTCGGCCGGAAGCATCCAGCGCGCGTCATCCGTTGGCACCATGGCCAGCCCCCTTGACACACTTACCACGGCATCGCCCTTCGGCTACCGTGTCAGCCCCCTCACGGGCGGCGCCGGCGACTTCCACCGGGGCCAGGACTTCGTTGCCCAGTGCGGCACCGCTGTCCACGCAGCAGCAACCGGCAAGGTCACTTTCGCCGGATGGCACGAATATGGCGGAGGCAACCGTGTGGTTATCGACCACGGCAACGGCCTCGAGACCACGTACAACCACCTGTCGTCCTTCACCGTCCAGGTGGGACAAACCGTCAACCGTGGCGATACCGTCGCGCTGAGCGGCACCACGGGCGCTTCAACCGGCTGCCACCTCCACTTCGAGGTTCAGGTCAACGGTGAAGTAGTAGACCCCATGGGCTGGCTCTAA
- a CDS encoding C40 family peptidase, with translation MSSRTTPARHRAQTVRTNPLNTLSKAVSTNAGTMSRQAIVLAAASGLVLTVGLPAQAADADVSKTEASSTQQLVVTAVVTAEPTATVSFESPTVATKEAPKVVQRAAQVTERATATTDEAPEAVTAKSSEAKDPAASAAASGLAAIAYTGIGSPYVWGGTTPNGWDCSGFTQWVYAQAGISIPRVNAWTAMTPTSTPSPGDLVMQNGGAHVGIYVGNGMMISALNPGQGTLLHSVASTGTSSFYTLR, from the coding sequence GTGTCATCACGCACTACCCCTGCGCGCCATCGCGCCCAAACGGTTCGCACGAACCCGTTGAACACGCTTTCCAAGGCTGTATCCACCAACGCCGGAACCATGAGCCGTCAGGCCATCGTTCTGGCTGCAGCCTCAGGCCTCGTCCTCACCGTCGGATTGCCCGCACAGGCAGCCGACGCCGATGTTTCCAAGACTGAAGCCTCCAGCACCCAGCAGCTGGTTGTAACGGCAGTGGTTACCGCAGAGCCAACAGCCACCGTTTCCTTCGAGAGCCCCACCGTGGCCACCAAGGAAGCCCCCAAAGTAGTCCAGCGCGCAGCGCAGGTTACCGAACGAGCAACGGCCACCACGGACGAAGCCCCTGAAGCCGTGACGGCGAAGTCCTCCGAGGCCAAGGACCCGGCTGCCAGCGCAGCTGCTTCCGGCCTTGCTGCTATCGCCTACACCGGCATCGGCTCCCCCTACGTTTGGGGCGGAACAACACCTAACGGCTGGGACTGCTCCGGCTTCACCCAGTGGGTCTACGCCCAGGCAGGCATCAGCATCCCGCGCGTTAACGCCTGGACGGCTATGACGCCCACCAGCACTCCTTCTCCCGGCGACCTCGTCATGCAGAACGGCGGAGCCCATGTGGGCATCTACGTCGGCAATGGCATGATGATCAGCGCTTTGAACCCCGGCCAGGGAACGCTGCTGCACTCCGTAGCGTCCACCGGCACCTCCTCGTTCTACACCCTCCGCTAG
- a CDS encoding DUF3027 domain-containing protein, which translates to MTSESAQDTKAGPEAAQAPGNGEAPARKPVAAKPRTGLPVWRTGKPDAFLAAAVDAARVAVEGIASPGEVGAHLGAKSEGDRVVTHLFESRLAGYGGWQWYAVLTRNSRSKVVTVSELGLLPSEDSILAPEWVPWAKRVRPEDETPLVEETVEDVTEESVQAAEDEATEAAEDSDDAEDDDETGAE; encoded by the coding sequence ATGACTTCGGAATCCGCACAGGACACCAAGGCCGGCCCTGAAGCTGCCCAGGCTCCTGGAAACGGGGAAGCCCCCGCGCGGAAGCCTGTCGCGGCCAAACCGCGCACCGGGTTACCCGTGTGGCGCACCGGCAAGCCTGACGCGTTTCTGGCTGCCGCCGTCGATGCTGCTCGTGTTGCAGTTGAAGGCATCGCCAGCCCGGGTGAAGTGGGGGCGCACCTTGGCGCCAAGTCGGAGGGCGACCGTGTGGTGACCCACCTGTTCGAGTCCCGCCTCGCCGGCTACGGCGGCTGGCAGTGGTACGCCGTGCTCACCCGGAACTCCCGCTCCAAGGTGGTAACGGTGAGCGAGCTCGGTTTGCTGCCCTCAGAGGATTCCATCCTGGCCCCGGAGTGGGTGCCGTGGGCCAAGCGCGTCCGTCCCGAGGATGAGACGCCGTTGGTGGAAGAGACTGTGGAGGACGTCACGGAGGAGTCCGTGCAGGCCGCAGAAGACGAGGCCACCGAGGCAGCCGAGGATTCCGACGACGCTGAAGACGACGACGAAACCGGGGCTGAATAG